In Gemmatimonas sp. UBA7669, a single genomic region encodes these proteins:
- a CDS encoding porin family protein yields the protein MLTSNSRSTRAAFTPLASALMLLAATMPSSTAAAQGFPRAESRYGVLAGASITSISDLDGDFAGELGTQLSNKNRVGAQAAFFARLPLKGALSLQPELHYIQKGGKLEVTSTELANESAELGVKFGYLEVPVLLRLDLGSGNWRPFLTAGPTVALRTSCKVSIGLSGTNLNTDCDSGDLDEEGEGSTEDPFSKTDVGASAGAGLAGSLMGRSVFVQLRYNQGLTTIAKDAPSTLTPKNRGFSVIVGLGF from the coding sequence ATGCTGACTTCGAATTCGCGTTCCACGCGCGCGGCGTTCACGCCGCTTGCCAGCGCCCTCATGCTGCTTGCAGCCACCATGCCGTCGTCGACGGCGGCGGCCCAGGGCTTTCCGCGGGCCGAGTCGCGCTACGGCGTGCTGGCCGGCGCGTCCATCACGTCCATCAGCGACCTCGATGGCGATTTTGCCGGCGAATTGGGCACGCAGTTGTCGAACAAGAACCGTGTGGGCGCGCAGGCCGCCTTCTTTGCGCGACTGCCGCTCAAGGGCGCGCTCTCGCTGCAGCCCGAGCTGCACTACATCCAGAAGGGCGGCAAGCTCGAAGTCACTTCGACAGAGCTGGCGAATGAATCGGCCGAGCTGGGCGTGAAGTTCGGCTACCTCGAAGTGCCGGTGCTGCTGCGTCTCGACCTGGGCTCAGGTAACTGGCGTCCGTTTCTGACCGCCGGCCCGACCGTCGCGCTGCGTACGAGCTGCAAGGTGTCGATCGGGTTGTCGGGCACCAATCTCAATACCGACTGTGACAGCGGCGACCTCGACGAAGAAGGCGAAGGCAGCACAGAGGATCCGTTTTCAAAGACGGACGTCGGGGCAAGCGCCGGAGCCGGGCTGGCCGGTTCGCTCATGGGCCGCTCGGTGTTCGTGCAATTGCGCTACAATCAGGGACTCACCACCATCGCCAAGGATGCCCCATCGACGCTGACGCCGAAGAATCGCGGATTCTCGGTGATCGTCGGTCTCGGGTTCTGA
- the tkt gene encoding transketolase: protein MSAASPSAAATAGSTAALPETVRLAIDTVRTLAMDAVQAAESGHPGTPMALAPLAYALYAAHLRHDPAAPDWVDRDRFVLSVGHASMLLYGTLHLSGYPLPLDELRNFRQWESLTPGHPEVHHTKGVETTTGPLGQGVANAVGFAVAEAHLAATFNRPGHTVVDHYTYFVAGDGCLMEGISHEAASYAGHLKLGKLIGFFDDNGITIDGSTALTCSDDAAQRFAAYGWQVLHVADVNDLAAIDAAIAEAKADTQRPTLIITKTHIGFGSPNRQDTAKAHGEPLGKDEIALTKAAYGWPSSEPFFVPEVAAAHWRERVAERAASHTEWQTRFAAYRAAHPELAAEFERRMRGELPATLDASFPTFDAKSGNVASRAASGVVLNAIAPVVPELIGGSADLTGSNLTMVKGAPAFGAATPEGRNFHFGIREHAMGAIMNGMGLHGGVVPYGGTFLVFSDYMRPAIRLAGLMGVQAIYVFTHDSIGLGEDGPTHQPVEHLTALRCIPNLLVLRPADADEVSEAWRTALHHRSGPSAIVLTRQKLSYFGEPARARSGVKQGAYIVADAAGHVPNVVLMASGSEVEIALAAREKLSGHGVHARVVSCASLELFAQQPVEYRNHVLPAGVPRVAVEAAHPMSWYRWVGDTGAVVGIETFGASAPYQVLYEKYGITADKVVETARAVIR from the coding sequence GTGTCCGCTGCGTCACCCTCTGCGGCTGCCACCGCAGGTTCGACCGCTGCTCTTCCCGAGACCGTGCGTCTCGCCATCGATACCGTACGCACCCTCGCCATGGATGCGGTGCAGGCGGCCGAGTCCGGCCACCCTGGCACCCCCATGGCGCTGGCGCCGCTGGCCTATGCCCTGTACGCCGCGCACCTGCGACACGATCCCGCCGCCCCTGATTGGGTCGATCGGGATCGTTTCGTTTTGTCGGTGGGCCACGCGTCCATGCTGCTCTATGGCACGCTGCATCTGTCCGGCTACCCGCTGCCGCTCGATGAGCTGCGCAACTTCCGCCAGTGGGAGAGTCTCACGCCCGGACACCCCGAGGTGCACCACACCAAGGGCGTGGAAACCACCACCGGTCCGCTGGGTCAGGGTGTGGCCAATGCGGTGGGCTTCGCGGTGGCCGAGGCGCATCTCGCGGCCACGTTCAATCGGCCTGGGCACACCGTCGTCGATCACTACACGTATTTCGTCGCGGGCGACGGCTGCCTCATGGAAGGCATCTCGCACGAAGCGGCCAGCTATGCCGGGCATCTCAAGCTCGGCAAGCTGATCGGTTTCTTTGACGACAATGGCATCACCATCGACGGCAGCACCGCCCTCACCTGCAGCGACGATGCCGCGCAGCGATTTGCGGCCTACGGCTGGCAGGTGCTGCATGTGGCCGACGTCAACGATTTGGCCGCCATCGACGCCGCCATTGCCGAGGCCAAGGCCGACACGCAGCGCCCCACGCTCATCATCACCAAGACGCACATCGGCTTTGGTTCGCCCAACCGGCAGGACACAGCCAAGGCACACGGTGAGCCCTTGGGCAAGGACGAAATTGCGCTGACCAAGGCGGCCTACGGCTGGCCGAGCAGCGAGCCGTTCTTCGTGCCCGAGGTGGCAGCCGCGCACTGGCGCGAGCGAGTCGCCGAGCGCGCCGCCTCACACACGGAGTGGCAGACGCGCTTTGCGGCGTACCGCGCGGCGCATCCCGAGCTGGCCGCCGAGTTCGAGCGCCGCATGCGCGGTGAACTGCCGGCGACGCTCGACGCGTCCTTCCCCACGTTTGATGCCAAGAGTGGCAACGTGGCCAGTCGCGCGGCCAGTGGCGTGGTGCTCAACGCCATTGCGCCGGTGGTGCCCGAACTCATCGGCGGCAGCGCCGATCTCACGGGCTCCAACCTCACCATGGTGAAGGGGGCGCCGGCGTTCGGTGCTGCCACTCCCGAAGGCCGCAACTTCCATTTCGGCATTCGCGAACACGCCATGGGCGCCATCATGAATGGCATGGGACTGCACGGTGGCGTGGTGCCATACGGCGGCACCTTCCTCGTGTTCAGCGACTACATGCGCCCCGCCATTCGTCTCGCGGGACTCATGGGCGTGCAGGCCATCTACGTGTTCACGCACGACTCCATCGGACTCGGCGAAGACGGCCCCACGCACCAGCCGGTGGAGCACCTCACGGCCCTGCGCTGCATTCCCAATCTGCTCGTACTGCGTCCGGCTGACGCCGATGAAGTCAGCGAAGCCTGGCGCACGGCGCTGCATCATCGCTCGGGCCCCAGCGCCATCGTGCTCACGCGTCAGAAGCTCTCGTACTTCGGTGAGCCCGCGCGCGCGCGCAGCGGCGTCAAGCAGGGCGCGTACATCGTGGCCGATGCTGCGGGTCACGTGCCCAACGTAGTGCTGATGGCCAGCGGCTCCGAGGTGGAAATCGCGCTGGCCGCGCGCGAGAAGCTCTCGGGTCATGGTGTGCATGCCCGCGTGGTGAGCTGCGCGAGCCTCGAGCTCTTTGCGCAGCAGCCCGTGGAGTACCGCAACCATGTGTTGCCGGCCGGCGTGCCGCGCGTGGCGGTGGAAGCCGCGCATCCCATGAGCTGGTATCGCTGGGTGGGCGACACCGGCGCGGTGGTGGGCATTGAGACCTTTGGCGCCAGCGCGCCGTACCAGGTGCTCTACGAGAAGTACGGCATCACGGCGGACAAGGTCGTGGAGACGGCTCGGGCTGTGATCCGCTAA
- a CDS encoding DinB family protein has translation MRIDRPAEGECAPYFEKYIAAAATSIEAGGHHDIVALLKAQPAAWHALLDAAPPSRAQYAYAPGKWTLAESIVHVSDTERVFAYRLMRIARGDRTPLPGFEQDEWVPESRANRRSLADVLAELDAVRAATVALVASLDEAAALQVGTASGREVSARALVWMIAGHQAHHLELTRTHYLAR, from the coding sequence ATGCGCATCGATCGTCCTGCCGAAGGGGAATGTGCCCCGTATTTCGAGAAGTACATCGCCGCTGCAGCCACCAGCATCGAGGCGGGTGGTCACCATGACATCGTCGCATTGCTGAAGGCGCAGCCCGCCGCATGGCATGCGCTGCTCGATGCGGCGCCACCGTCGCGTGCCCAGTACGCCTACGCGCCGGGCAAGTGGACGCTGGCCGAATCCATCGTGCACGTGAGCGACACCGAACGTGTGTTCGCCTATCGGCTCATGCGCATTGCCCGTGGCGATCGCACGCCATTGCCAGGCTTCGAGCAGGACGAGTGGGTGCCGGAGAGTCGCGCAAATCGGCGCAGCCTCGCCGATGTACTGGCCGAACTGGATGCCGTGCGGGCGGCCACCGTGGCGTTGGTTGCCTCATTGGATGAGGCGGCCGCCCTGCAGGTTGGCACGGCCAGCGGACGTGAAGTAAGCGCACGCGCACTCGTGTGGATGATCGCCGGACATCAGGCGCACCACCTGGAGCTCACGCGTACGCACTATCTCGCGCGCTGA
- a CDS encoding alanyl-tRNA editing protein: MSDASGTQRLYYDDAALRRFSATIVALGDSGRRVYLDRSAFYPTSGGQPHDTGLLADIAVVDVVDEDERVAHCLAEPIGLPVGAMVVGQVDSARRQDFMQQHTAQHLLSALLSDRYGWPTVSVHFGDVTSTVDVSGVEGLSSAQLTRIEREVNEAIVANHPVTVSYEDAATVSGLRKASDRDGVLRIVSIEGLDRSACGGTHVSRTGELGMLLLRGAEKTRGHTRIEYVCGERAVNRARADAELLARTARPLSAAPEDLPVLVPRQLERLAEQDAEIRRLRKTLAQYEAQALWQQTAPDASGIRRLRHEVDGPVKDAEALAQACVALGHGVMLVTSRTTGGVLLATAADSAVDAGASLKAALQAVGGRGGGSPRLAQGSVPDIARLPELLSALGF, from the coding sequence ATGTCCGACGCTTCCGGCACGCAACGGCTCTATTACGACGACGCAGCGCTCAGGCGCTTCAGCGCCACCATTGTCGCCCTTGGTGACAGCGGGCGCCGCGTGTACCTCGATCGCAGCGCCTTCTACCCCACCTCGGGCGGACAGCCGCACGACACCGGGCTGCTGGCGGACATCGCCGTGGTGGACGTGGTGGATGAGGACGAGCGGGTGGCGCACTGTCTCGCCGAGCCCATCGGCCTGCCGGTCGGCGCCATGGTCGTGGGTCAGGTGGACAGCGCGAGACGTCAGGACTTCATGCAGCAGCACACGGCCCAGCATCTCCTGTCCGCCCTGCTCAGCGACCGCTACGGATGGCCCACCGTCAGTGTGCATTTCGGTGATGTCACCAGCACCGTCGATGTGAGTGGCGTCGAAGGTCTGTCGTCGGCACAACTGACACGCATCGAACGGGAGGTCAATGAGGCCATCGTCGCCAACCACCCGGTGACGGTGAGCTATGAAGACGCCGCCACCGTGAGCGGCCTGCGCAAGGCGAGTGATCGCGACGGTGTGCTGCGCATTGTCAGTATCGAAGGCCTTGATCGCAGTGCCTGCGGTGGTACGCACGTGTCGCGCACGGGCGAGCTGGGCATGCTGCTGCTGCGCGGTGCGGAGAAGACGCGCGGACACACCCGCATCGAGTACGTGTGTGGTGAACGAGCAGTGAACCGGGCGCGGGCCGACGCCGAGTTGCTGGCTCGCACCGCCCGCCCGCTGTCGGCGGCGCCGGAGGACTTGCCCGTGCTTGTACCGCGACAACTCGAGCGACTCGCGGAACAGGATGCTGAAATCCGCCGGCTCCGAAAGACGCTTGCTCAATACGAGGCCCAGGCGCTCTGGCAGCAGACGGCGCCCGATGCCTCGGGCATTCGTCGCCTGCGTCACGAGGTCGATGGTCCGGTGAAGGACGCTGAGGCGCTGGCACAGGCCTGCGTCGCGCTCGGTCACGGCGTGATGCTGGTGACAAGTCGCACAACCGGTGGGGTACTCCTCGCCACCGCCGCCGACAGTGCCGTCGATGCGGGAGCGAGCCTCAAGGCCGCTCTGCAGGCAGTTGGTGGTCGCGGTGGTGGATCGCCGCGTCTTGCGCAGGGCAGCGTACCGGATATCGCACGCCTGCCCGAGCTGTTGTCCGCCCTCGGTTTCTGA
- a CDS encoding S41 family peptidase — protein sequence MTSPARWSTVGADRSRRTLRWLLVSAPLLSAPLVATACLPPARSAEVAAPGPVVREVPAIRPVVALPPAPADPEPDAAASDSAGTSRLMRLAWVWHLASLHHPAVAVRGAPLDSAFIRAVTLVRRADTPEALALAYQRFVGALQDPLSRVETADDAEDRRPLTRVDVVNVEQTADSILVLQVPTASVYAEAADVGLRTALQAVPSRVVLDLRAAAGRTLLDSVDAFFARTQLVERLASVPFTESSVRVRRVGGAREVAGAWQFDDAWVLRDGRLILPQDTSTRHVVVLANTQTVLPRAVLGLVASGRATLVAEDGLRDDALVPSVVIPLREGLQLRLRTGELLHADGSSDLRADTVVSGPTPTDSNPARRVALEMLRTQRYVRASRLPVVRAPAQLPGYYDRDPYPFMGARVLAGARLWSSMRARHAHRDLYDDDADAVFERALPRLESARHAVEYAATVRALVGSFDDAQVRVTGATMDSTRGVAALPFRVQWVEGRAIIRDLVRDSVTRALGLEVGQELTAVDGYPLPSWLIDHQRDVSAPNEWTRQRLLMAQLPFGPPGNSLVRIREATGRERQLAVPRTLAYPALLAQVERPQQAAAMVLPNGVAYLDVNRLTDQTVDDAIARHRGARAWIVDLRGALADSSVVGARMLAALRTRPVAVTAVELHRYQSSPCLALTLREAAAQCPDERETRARVSRGDTSGHFSGRIVALVDERTSGAMERLALALEGAAEVTFMGSASSGSPAEAVQVPLPGNLVLEVPAHELRRIDQSTWQRVGITPVVDARLTVRAVRSGVDDVIERAQQWLVQQLDGPTRRRR from the coding sequence ATGACGAGTCCTGCGCGATGGTCCACGGTCGGTGCTGACCGCAGCCGACGAACCCTCAGGTGGCTGCTGGTCAGCGCGCCGCTGCTCAGCGCGCCGCTGGTCGCGACGGCCTGCCTGCCGCCCGCGCGGTCGGCGGAGGTGGCCGCGCCCGGCCCGGTGGTGCGTGAAGTGCCGGCCATCAGGCCGGTTGTGGCACTGCCGCCGGCACCTGCTGATCCGGAGCCCGATGCCGCCGCGTCCGACTCCGCCGGTACGTCGCGGCTGATGCGTCTGGCCTGGGTGTGGCACCTGGCGTCGCTGCATCATCCGGCCGTGGCCGTGCGTGGTGCCCCGCTCGATTCCGCCTTCATTCGGGCGGTCACCCTGGTGCGTCGCGCCGATACGCCAGAGGCACTGGCGTTGGCGTATCAGCGCTTCGTGGGTGCGCTGCAGGATCCGCTCTCTCGCGTTGAAACGGCCGATGACGCAGAAGACCGCCGCCCGCTCACGCGCGTGGATGTTGTAAACGTCGAGCAAACCGCCGACAGCATTCTCGTGCTGCAGGTCCCGACGGCGTCGGTGTATGCCGAAGCCGCTGACGTAGGCTTGCGCACGGCGCTCCAGGCCGTGCCTTCGCGCGTCGTGCTCGACTTGCGCGCCGCGGCGGGCCGCACCCTGCTGGACAGCGTGGACGCGTTCTTTGCGCGCACCCAGTTGGTGGAGCGGCTGGCGTCGGTGCCCTTCACCGAAAGCAGTGTGCGTGTGCGGCGGGTCGGCGGCGCACGCGAGGTTGCCGGCGCCTGGCAGTTCGACGACGCCTGGGTGCTGCGCGACGGCCGACTCATTCTGCCGCAGGACACGAGCACGCGGCACGTGGTCGTGCTGGCCAATACACAGACCGTCCTGCCACGTGCCGTGCTGGGTCTGGTGGCCAGCGGACGCGCGACGCTCGTTGCGGAAGACGGGCTGCGTGACGACGCGCTCGTGCCCAGTGTGGTGATTCCACTCCGTGAGGGCCTGCAGCTCCGGCTGCGTACCGGTGAGTTGCTGCACGCGGACGGCAGCAGTGATCTGCGTGCCGACACCGTGGTGTCCGGGCCCACGCCAACCGACAGCAATCCGGCCCGTCGCGTTGCGCTCGAGATGCTGCGCACGCAGCGCTATGTCCGCGCGTCGCGTCTGCCGGTGGTGCGGGCGCCGGCGCAGCTGCCGGGCTACTACGACCGTGACCCGTATCCCTTCATGGGAGCGCGCGTCCTGGCCGGTGCGCGTCTCTGGAGCAGCATGCGGGCGCGTCACGCGCACCGTGACTTGTACGATGATGACGCGGACGCGGTGTTCGAGCGCGCGCTGCCGCGATTGGAATCGGCGCGGCATGCGGTGGAGTACGCGGCCACCGTGCGAGCCCTGGTGGGGTCGTTCGATGATGCGCAGGTGCGCGTGACCGGAGCGACCATGGACAGCACCCGCGGTGTGGCGGCGCTGCCGTTTCGCGTCCAGTGGGTGGAAGGGCGCGCGATCATTCGTGATCTGGTGCGCGATTCGGTGACACGCGCACTCGGGCTCGAGGTGGGGCAGGAACTCACGGCTGTGGACGGCTATCCGTTGCCGTCGTGGCTCATCGATCATCAGCGCGATGTGTCTGCACCCAACGAGTGGACACGTCAGCGTCTGCTGATGGCACAGCTGCCCTTCGGGCCTCCCGGCAACTCGCTGGTGCGCATTCGTGAGGCGACGGGAAGAGAACGGCAGCTGGCCGTACCGCGCACACTGGCCTATCCGGCGCTGCTCGCGCAGGTGGAGCGCCCGCAGCAGGCCGCCGCCATGGTGCTGCCAAACGGTGTGGCCTATCTCGACGTGAATCGCCTCACCGACCAGACGGTGGATGATGCCATTGCGCGGCATCGTGGCGCGCGCGCATGGATTGTGGATCTGCGTGGTGCACTGGCCGACAGCAGTGTGGTGGGTGCGCGCATGCTGGCGGCGCTGCGCACACGGCCGGTGGCAGTCACCGCGGTCGAACTGCATCGCTATCAGTCGTCGCCCTGTCTCGCTCTCACGCTACGTGAAGCCGCGGCGCAGTGTCCCGACGAGCGTGAAACGCGCGCTCGTGTGTCGCGCGGTGATACCAGTGGTCATTTTTCTGGACGCATCGTGGCACTCGTGGATGAGCGCACGAGCGGCGCGATGGAGCGGCTCGCGCTGGCGCTCGAAGGGGCGGCGGAGGTGACGTTCATGGGCAGCGCGAGCTCCGGTTCGCCGGCGGAGGCGGTGCAGGTGCCGCTGCCCGGCAACCTGGTGCTCGAAGTTCCGGCGCATGAACTGCGCCGCATTGACCAGTCCACGTGGCAGCGTGTGGGCATCACGCCGGTGGTGGACGCGCGGCTGACCGTGCGCGCAGTGCGCAGCGGCGTGGATGATGTGATCGAGCGGGCGCAGCAGTGGCTGGTGCAGCAGCTCGATGGCCCGACACGACGTCGCCGCTGA